Proteins from a genomic interval of Alteromonas macleodii ATCC 27126:
- a CDS encoding vWA domain-containing protein: MEFDFLNQFHFLRPEWFIALVPLMLLVLLIRKTTAKQSGWQSVIPSHLYQYMVIGKNEMGAKPPMWMLAFVWIISVIALAGPTWERLPQPVYQLKMGHVIVIDMSLSMRATDMTPDRLTRAKYKAIDLVNAIGEGEMGLVAYAGDAFVISPLTEDAGNITTLIPSLSPEIMPVPGSDPLLGIESASELLTNAGYNSGMIYWITDGIELEQQQELQEYVASIPFTVNALTVGTSEGAPIRQQSGELLKDFTGSIVIPKLNEGAVKGVVKTSGGRFESFTSNDADIDALASVSLLDKSDSEENEEESNLQGDQWKEVGPYLLLILLPFAAFAFKRGLVFIVLVGLLSPSMIKNAHALQRAQASEIAGTSQGISTSQGIGAPEDTLEMANKPDSLSWWQTPFMNDNQEALNSYQRGKYKDAVNQFNDDTWKASSLYKSGDYEGALNAFKSIPGPESLYNQGNALAKLGKLEDAIKKYDQALSEAPDFDDARTNKKIVEDLLKQQQQQNQEQNQNENGDDGEQSDSQDNGQDSSDNSDSPNSKQQSGDQNNQEGSNEQNGQQDDNEGQQSDQSQANDDQQSGGDNSQQPDDSEMNSRNESSDSQQQNAEQEQSDQGDGAQQNSAQAQKDEQQAEQEALAMQGQETELTDAEKEELQRMESLMRRVPDDPAFLLKRKMQLEAQKRQRQRMPSNRSDW; encoded by the coding sequence ATGGAATTCGACTTCTTAAACCAATTTCATTTTTTACGCCCCGAATGGTTTATCGCACTCGTTCCCCTGATGCTGCTCGTGCTTTTAATTAGAAAAACCACGGCTAAGCAATCTGGCTGGCAATCTGTGATCCCTTCTCACCTATATCAATACATGGTGATTGGAAAAAACGAAATGGGCGCAAAACCACCAATGTGGATGCTTGCTTTTGTGTGGATTATAAGTGTGATAGCACTCGCTGGTCCAACATGGGAGCGCCTGCCGCAGCCGGTATACCAGTTAAAAATGGGACACGTTATAGTCATAGATATGTCGCTTTCAATGCGCGCTACCGATATGACGCCAGACAGGCTAACTCGCGCCAAATATAAAGCGATAGATCTAGTCAACGCTATTGGTGAAGGTGAAATGGGCTTGGTTGCTTACGCTGGCGATGCGTTTGTCATTAGCCCTTTAACCGAAGACGCAGGAAATATCACAACCCTTATCCCAAGCCTATCACCGGAAATTATGCCCGTGCCGGGCAGCGACCCACTCCTAGGCATAGAGAGTGCGTCTGAGCTTCTCACGAATGCCGGATATAACTCAGGCATGATCTACTGGATTACTGATGGTATAGAGTTAGAACAACAACAAGAGCTTCAAGAGTATGTGGCCTCTATTCCTTTTACAGTAAATGCACTTACCGTTGGAACATCTGAAGGCGCGCCTATTCGCCAGCAAAGCGGCGAGCTTTTAAAGGACTTCACTGGCAGCATCGTTATACCCAAGTTAAATGAAGGCGCAGTGAAAGGCGTAGTTAAAACGAGCGGCGGACGCTTTGAATCCTTTACATCAAACGACGCCGACATTGATGCCCTCGCCTCGGTATCTCTACTAGATAAAAGCGACAGCGAAGAGAACGAAGAAGAGAGTAATTTACAAGGAGACCAGTGGAAAGAAGTTGGCCCTTACTTGCTGCTTATACTTCTACCGTTTGCCGCCTTCGCATTCAAACGCGGGTTAGTTTTCATCGTGTTGGTGGGTTTACTTAGCCCCTCTATGATTAAAAACGCCCATGCTCTGCAACGTGCCCAAGCCTCAGAAATTGCTGGCACGTCACAAGGCATAAGCACGTCACAGGGCATAGGCGCACCAGAAGATACTCTAGAGATGGCAAACAAACCTGATTCACTCTCATGGTGGCAAACGCCATTTATGAATGACAACCAAGAAGCATTAAACAGCTATCAAAGAGGCAAGTATAAAGACGCCGTTAATCAGTTTAATGACGACACTTGGAAAGCATCATCACTTTATAAATCAGGTGACTACGAAGGTGCATTAAATGCCTTCAAAAGCATTCCTGGTCCCGAGAGTCTTTACAATCAAGGCAATGCACTGGCAAAACTCGGTAAGCTTGAAGACGCTATTAAGAAATATGATCAGGCGTTAAGCGAAGCCCCCGATTTCGACGATGCAAGAACCAACAAAAAGATTGTCGAGGATTTGCTGAAACAGCAGCAACAGCAGAATCAGGAGCAAAACCAGAACGAAAATGGCGATGATGGTGAACAGAGTGACTCACAGGATAATGGCCAAGATAGCTCTGATAACTCTGATAGCCCTAATAGCAAACAGCAATCAGGGGACCAGAACAATCAGGAAGGTTCAAACGAGCAGAATGGTCAGCAAGACGATAATGAGGGTCAACAGTCTGACCAAAGCCAAGCTAACGATGATCAGCAAAGTGGCGGAGATAACTCACAACAGCCTGATGATTCCGAGATGAACAGTCGGAACGAGTCATCAGACTCTCAGCAGCAAAATGCAGAACAAGAGCAGTCTGACCAAGGTGATGGTGCACAGCAAAACAGCGCGCAAGCACAAAAAGACGAACAACAAGCAGAGCAGGAAGCACTGGCAATGCAAGGTCAAGAGACCGAGCTTAC
- a CDS encoding vWA domain-containing protein yields the protein MLNFAWWWVFFVLPLPIIVRLLSKKAQDMPMAALRVPSLRPSDVSEQTQLKQTKIPLLVSSLIWLLLVTAAARPQWLGEPVSIPNEGREMMLAVDLSGSMKIDDMQLNGRQVNRLTMTKSVVYDFIQRRVGDRIGLILFADTAYVQAPLTYDRDTVSTLLSEAVIGLVGEQTAIGDAIGLAVKRFDEREESNNVLILLTDGQNTAGNITPEQAKELAISKGVKVYTIGVGADKMLIQSFFGSRQINPSQELDEGMLTNIATSTGGQYFRARNAQELQAIYQQLDALEPIEGETRKMRPLSALFYYPLGAAILLSALWAFLTVLLSTFRWFAQRRINSSQPHPNSADSIQAAQTNRETK from the coding sequence ATGCTTAATTTTGCTTGGTGGTGGGTCTTTTTCGTACTCCCCTTGCCTATTATCGTTCGCCTGCTTTCTAAAAAAGCACAAGACATGCCCATGGCTGCACTGCGGGTTCCAAGTTTGCGACCTAGCGATGTGTCAGAGCAAACCCAATTGAAACAAACCAAAATACCGCTGTTGGTAAGCAGCTTGATATGGCTGCTGCTAGTAACGGCTGCCGCGCGTCCTCAGTGGTTAGGAGAGCCTGTCAGCATACCAAACGAAGGTAGAGAAATGATGTTAGCAGTAGACTTATCGGGCAGTATGAAGATAGATGATATGCAGCTAAATGGCCGACAAGTTAACCGTTTAACCATGACTAAGTCGGTGGTTTATGACTTTATTCAGCGTCGCGTTGGCGACAGAATTGGCCTTATCTTATTTGCCGATACCGCGTACGTTCAAGCGCCGCTTACCTATGACAGAGATACGGTTTCTACACTTCTGAGTGAAGCTGTCATTGGGTTGGTTGGCGAACAGACGGCTATTGGCGATGCGATAGGTTTAGCGGTGAAGCGCTTTGACGAACGGGAAGAGTCTAATAACGTGTTAATTCTTCTTACCGATGGGCAAAATACTGCAGGGAATATTACACCCGAACAGGCGAAAGAGTTGGCAATTAGTAAGGGTGTGAAGGTTTACACTATAGGTGTGGGCGCAGATAAAATGCTGATCCAAAGCTTTTTCGGTAGCCGACAAATAAACCCATCGCAAGAACTTGATGAAGGCATGTTAACCAACATTGCGACTAGCACTGGCGGTCAATATTTTAGGGCTCGAAACGCCCAGGAACTTCAAGCTATTTATCAACAACTTGACGCGCTTGAGCCTATTGAAGGTGAAACGCGTAAGATGCGTCCATTGAGCGCACTGTTTTACTATCCCCTTGGCGCGGCAATATTACTGTCAGCACTATGGGCATTCTTGACGGTTCTTTTATCAACATTTCGTTGGTTCGCACAAAGACGAATTAACTCGTCCCAGCCACACCCGAACTCAGCTGATTCTATCCAAGCAGCTCAAACAAATAGGGAGACGAAGTAA
- a CDS encoding DUF4381 domain-containing protein codes for MQSSIFSTHFLSNFLSSYTKSAAQSMPPANQMPVPPQQQDPLAQLRDIHVPTEVNIWPLDWGWWVAIAVFLLALFCLYKAITAHIRHNKARKQALALLESISAQQSNWPVALNSILKRTAMSYYPTQQVAGLYGKQWQAFLTSALKSSDSKLESDLGLLVSNVYQATPNPSDFETCKGAVKNWLSKAKLPKNKQASGGVNDGDLNDGSPHDKQAKEPHHA; via the coding sequence ATGCAAAGCAGTATTTTTTCAACCCATTTTTTATCAAACTTTCTATCTAGTTACACAAAATCAGCTGCTCAATCGATGCCGCCGGCAAATCAAATGCCAGTGCCCCCTCAGCAGCAAGACCCACTTGCTCAACTGCGCGATATACACGTACCTACAGAGGTCAACATTTGGCCATTAGATTGGGGTTGGTGGGTAGCTATCGCAGTGTTTTTACTTGCCTTATTTTGCCTGTATAAAGCTATCACTGCTCACATACGTCACAACAAGGCGCGTAAGCAAGCTTTAGCCTTACTTGAATCGATTTCGGCACAACAAAGCAATTGGCCCGTGGCGTTAAACTCAATTCTAAAACGCACGGCTATGAGCTATTACCCAACTCAGCAAGTAGCCGGGTTATACGGTAAACAGTGGCAAGCGTTCTTAACCTCTGCATTGAAAAGTAGTGATAGCAAACTTGAAAGTGATTTAGGTTTGTTAGTAAGCAATGTTTATCAAGCCACCCCCAACCCTAGTGATTTTGAAACCTGCAAAGGAGCAGTAAAAAACTGGCTTTCAAAAGCCAAACTGCCAAAAAACAAGCAGGCTTCAGGCGGTGTGAATGATGGCGATCTAAACGATGGCAGCCCTCATGATAAACAAGCCAAGGAGCCGCATCATGCTTAA
- a CDS encoding DUF58 domain-containing protein, translating into MVNVQAQLNKLQSNGVSLSTAELLRYQQLAKLFSLAPKRMPQAKLAGSYLTKHKGRGMEFDEARHYQPGDDIRAIDWRVTARTGKTHTKVYREERERPVFLFCDYLPSMAFGTQLLTKAVQAAHVSSLISWSAAARGDKVGALVFNQQQHKEIKPLTRKKAVLHVCHELMALHEQSAQSKPDKVKDEQAFADACARARRLARPGSLVYLVSDFQHLSTQAIQHLSHLTRHCEVRAIVINDPIEHALPQTSSLQTVSVSDGQNQQRWVLGDNTEQQHYQKWRSEHNSAIYSTLRKNNIARFSVSAGLPLDEQLQSMQQEQRLELN; encoded by the coding sequence ATGGTGAATGTACAAGCGCAGCTAAACAAGCTGCAAAGTAATGGCGTCTCGCTGTCTACCGCAGAGTTATTACGCTACCAGCAGTTAGCTAAGCTTTTTAGTTTGGCGCCTAAACGAATGCCACAAGCTAAACTTGCTGGGAGTTATCTCACCAAGCATAAAGGCCGAGGCATGGAGTTTGATGAGGCCCGTCATTATCAGCCCGGTGATGATATTCGCGCTATCGATTGGCGCGTTACTGCGCGCACGGGTAAAACTCACACTAAAGTGTATCGGGAAGAACGAGAGCGCCCGGTTTTTCTATTCTGTGACTACCTACCTTCAATGGCGTTTGGCACGCAGTTGCTTACTAAAGCGGTACAAGCCGCGCACGTATCTTCATTAATTAGCTGGTCTGCTGCCGCTCGTGGCGATAAGGTCGGCGCACTGGTATTTAACCAGCAACAGCACAAAGAAATTAAACCGCTTACCCGCAAGAAAGCCGTGTTGCACGTGTGCCATGAACTTATGGCATTGCACGAACAGAGCGCGCAATCTAAGCCGGACAAAGTCAAAGACGAACAAGCTTTTGCCGATGCGTGCGCTAGGGCAAGACGTTTAGCAAGACCTGGGAGCTTGGTTTATCTGGTGTCAGACTTTCAGCATTTAAGTACCCAAGCTATTCAACACTTAAGTCACTTAACACGACACTGTGAAGTGAGGGCTATCGTAATTAACGATCCTATAGAACACGCCTTGCCACAAACCAGTTCATTACAAACCGTCAGCGTTTCTGATGGCCAAAACCAACAACGCTGGGTGTTAGGCGACAATACCGAGCAACAGCACTATCAAAAATGGCGCAGTGAACACAACAGCGCGATTTATAGCACCTTGCGCAAAAACAATATCGCTCGATTCAGTGTTTCAGCGGGCCTTCCTTTAGACGAACAGCTTCAAAGTATGCAACAAGAACAAAGGTTGGAGCTTAATTAA
- a CDS encoding AAA family ATPase, with product MAAAQFQQLHAYLDQQIIGQHALTKSLLIALLADGHLLVEGPPGLAKTRAINALANGIDGDFHRVQFTPDLLPADLTGTDIYRPETGEFVFQKGPLFHNLVLADEINRAPAKVQSALLEAMAERQITVGSKTYPLPPLFLVMATQNPLEQEGTYPLPEAQLDRFLMHVDIDYPGAETELEILRLTRGEALSEPPVTPPTLTQDDIFTSRKEALSLYMAPELEQYLVQLIMATRQPANFDAELGQWIAMGTSPRATISLDRCARAHAWLSGRDFVGPDDIQAVVHNVLRHRIILSYQAEAEGVTINDVLDKIVATVAVP from the coding sequence ATGGCAGCAGCGCAATTTCAACAGTTACACGCTTATTTAGACCAGCAGATTATTGGTCAGCACGCGTTAACCAAAAGCCTTCTTATCGCTCTTTTGGCCGACGGCCACCTTTTGGTAGAAGGTCCTCCTGGGCTTGCAAAAACACGCGCAATCAATGCACTTGCTAATGGTATTGACGGCGACTTTCATCGCGTACAATTTACTCCTGACCTTTTGCCTGCCGACTTAACTGGGACAGACATATACCGCCCCGAGACTGGCGAGTTTGTTTTTCAGAAAGGGCCGCTTTTTCACAACTTAGTGCTAGCCGACGAAATCAACCGTGCCCCCGCAAAAGTACAGTCGGCCCTGCTTGAAGCCATGGCCGAACGTCAAATTACGGTAGGCAGTAAAACCTACCCTCTTCCTCCGCTATTTTTAGTAATGGCAACGCAAAACCCGCTAGAGCAAGAAGGAACGTATCCACTACCTGAAGCACAGCTAGACCGATTCTTAATGCACGTGGACATCGACTATCCCGGTGCCGAGACAGAGCTGGAAATATTGCGTTTAACCCGAGGTGAAGCTCTTTCAGAACCGCCTGTTACGCCACCTACGCTTACACAAGACGATATTTTTACGTCGCGTAAAGAAGCGTTATCTTTGTATATGGCGCCTGAGTTAGAACAGTATTTAGTTCAATTGATTATGGCCACACGTCAGCCTGCAAATTTTGACGCAGAATTAGGCCAATGGATAGCAATGGGAACAAGCCCTCGAGCAACCATCAGCCTAGATCGCTGTGCACGCGCTCACGCATGGCTTAGTGGCAGAGACTTTGTTGGTCCTGATGATATTCAAGCTGTGGTTCACAACGTGCTTCGCCACCGTATTATTCTGTCATATCAAGCCGAGGCTGAAGGCGTAACGATTAACGACGTACTTGATAAGATTGTTGCAACTGTCGCAGTCCCTTAA
- the fadI gene encoding acetyl-CoA C-acyltransferase FadI translates to MATKQSVTTREGDRIAIVAGLRTPFAKMATYFHGVPAVDLGKMVVNELLVRHGVQKEWVDQVVYGQVVQMPEAPNIAREIVLGTGMNIHTDAYSVSRACATSFQSTVNIAESMMAGTVQVGIAGGADSTSVSPIGVSKNLARALVDLQKTKTLGQKLNIFKRLSLKDLAPVPPAVAEYSTGLSMGQTAEQMAKTHQISREEQDKLAHRSHSLAAESWEAGKLSSEVMTAYAEPYKGALERDNNVRFDSKLEGYAKLRPVFDKKYGSVTAANATPLTDGASAVLMMTESRAKELGYTPLGYIKSYAFSAIDVWEDMLMGPSYATPIALDRAGMTLNDLTLIEMHEAFAAQTLANVKMFASDKFAKEKLGRDKATGEIDMDKFNVMGSSIAYGHPFAATGTRMITQMLNELNRRGGGTGLLTACAAGGLGAAMIVETE, encoded by the coding sequence ATGGCAACAAAACAATCAGTTACTACCCGAGAGGGTGATCGCATCGCCATTGTCGCGGGGTTGCGTACTCCGTTTGCGAAAATGGCTACATATTTCCACGGTGTTCCGGCTGTTGATCTAGGTAAAATGGTCGTAAACGAACTTCTCGTTCGCCATGGTGTTCAAAAAGAGTGGGTTGACCAGGTTGTCTACGGTCAAGTAGTACAAATGCCTGAAGCGCCTAACATTGCGCGCGAAATCGTGCTTGGCACAGGCATGAATATTCATACCGACGCTTACAGCGTATCTCGCGCATGTGCGACGAGTTTTCAATCTACGGTAAACATCGCAGAAAGCATGATGGCTGGTACAGTACAGGTAGGTATTGCTGGCGGTGCTGATTCAACGTCGGTATCACCTATTGGGGTTTCTAAGAATCTTGCGCGTGCGCTGGTTGATTTACAGAAAACCAAGACCCTTGGCCAAAAGCTAAACATCTTCAAGCGTTTAAGCTTAAAAGACCTAGCGCCTGTTCCTCCTGCGGTAGCAGAGTACTCAACAGGTCTGTCGATGGGACAAACGGCAGAGCAAATGGCGAAAACGCATCAAATTTCTCGTGAAGAGCAAGACAAGCTTGCACATCGCTCGCACAGCCTAGCCGCTGAAAGCTGGGAAGCAGGCAAGCTCTCTAGCGAAGTGATGACCGCTTATGCTGAACCTTATAAAGGTGCTCTTGAGCGCGATAACAACGTACGTTTCGATTCTAAGCTTGAAGGCTACGCGAAACTTCGCCCAGTATTCGATAAAAAGTACGGCTCGGTAACTGCGGCAAACGCTACACCGCTTACTGACGGTGCTTCTGCAGTACTTATGATGACAGAAAGCCGAGCGAAAGAGCTAGGTTATACGCCGCTTGGTTACATTAAGAGCTACGCGTTCTCGGCAATCGACGTGTGGGAAGACATGCTAATGGGGCCGTCGTACGCGACACCTATTGCGCTAGATCGCGCAGGCATGACCCTAAACGACTTAACGCTAATTGAAATGCATGAAGCGTTCGCAGCGCAAACCTTGGCAAACGTTAAAATGTTTGCAAGTGACAAGTTCGCCAAAGAGAAACTAGGCCGCGACAAAGCGACGGGCGAAATTGACATGGACAAGTTCAACGTGATGGGTAGTTCAATTGCTTATGGTCACCCGTTTGCCGCAACCGGTACACGTATGATTACGCAAATGCTTAACGAACTAAATCGCCGTGGCGGTGGTACAGGTCTTCTTACTGCATGTGCTGCGGGTGGTCTTGGTGCCGCAATGATTGTGGAGACAGAATAA
- the fadJ gene encoding fatty acid oxidation complex subunit alpha FadJ: MTNEVQPTSGAFTLTKQDNGVAILSMDVPGESMNTLKAEFGDEISAMLDDIERDSSIKGVVLTSGKPSSFVAGADITMLAACKTAEDATTIAAGGQAIFDRIENMKATFVAAIHGPALGGGLELALACHYRVCTDSPSTQVGLPEVQLGLLPGSGGTQRLPRLIGIQQAMKMMLTGSPARAKQAKKYGIVDDVVPHSVLLKVAEQFALKRKPEREAPQKSVMDKVLEKTGPGRNMMFKKAREATFAKTKGNYPAPGYIIDVIETGMNEGMKAGLKAEAEAFGKLVMTPESFQLRQIFFATTEMKKENGVEGVKPEKMKKVGVLGGGLMGGGIAYVTSTKAGVPVRIKDVRAEGIANAMKYSYDILNKKVKKRFMRNSEMQKQLALLTGTLDYSGYQDADIVVEAVFEDLDLKQKMVADIEENCKESTIFASNTSSIPITQIAAKAARPENVIGLHYFSPVDKMPLAEVIAHDKTSDQVISSTVEFAKKQGKTPVVVKDGAGFYVNRILAPYMNEAANLILDGEPIEHIDKSLVKFGFPVGPVKLLDEVGIDVGTKIIPFLVEAFGERFTAPSAFDKVLADGRKGKKNQKGFYSYEGKKPGKEVDESIYELLGLSPSAKLSEKEVAERCVLMMLNEAARCLDEGVIRNARDGDIGAIFGIGFPPFLGGPFRYMDTLGIKHVVARLNHYATAVGDKFAPAEVLVKMAENDQKFYS, encoded by the coding sequence ATGACAAATGAAGTTCAGCCAACATCAGGCGCATTTACGTTAACTAAGCAAGATAATGGCGTTGCTATTCTTAGCATGGACGTACCTGGCGAGAGCATGAATACGCTTAAAGCTGAGTTTGGCGATGAGATATCTGCCATGCTTGATGATATTGAACGCGACAGCAGCATCAAAGGTGTGGTGTTAACAAGCGGCAAGCCAAGCTCATTCGTAGCAGGTGCCGATATCACCATGCTAGCAGCGTGTAAAACTGCGGAAGATGCCACAACCATAGCCGCTGGCGGTCAAGCCATTTTCGATAGAATTGAGAACATGAAGGCTACCTTCGTTGCGGCTATTCACGGCCCAGCGTTAGGCGGTGGTTTAGAGCTAGCATTAGCGTGTCACTACCGTGTATGTACCGATTCACCTAGTACTCAGGTAGGTCTACCGGAAGTGCAGCTTGGCTTGTTGCCAGGCAGCGGTGGTACTCAGCGCCTTCCTCGCCTAATTGGCATTCAGCAAGCGATGAAAATGATGCTTACTGGGTCTCCAGCACGCGCTAAGCAAGCTAAAAAGTACGGTATTGTAGATGATGTGGTACCTCACAGTGTTTTGCTAAAGGTAGCTGAACAGTTTGCGCTTAAACGCAAACCAGAAAGAGAAGCGCCGCAAAAGAGTGTGATGGACAAAGTGTTAGAGAAAACCGGCCCGGGCCGTAACATGATGTTCAAAAAAGCGCGCGAAGCGACATTTGCCAAAACCAAAGGTAATTATCCAGCGCCAGGTTACATTATTGATGTAATTGAAACGGGCATGAACGAAGGGATGAAAGCGGGGCTTAAAGCCGAAGCTGAAGCCTTTGGTAAGCTTGTTATGACGCCGGAATCTTTCCAGTTACGTCAGATTTTCTTCGCTACGACAGAAATGAAGAAAGAAAACGGCGTTGAAGGTGTTAAACCTGAAAAAATGAAGAAAGTCGGTGTGCTTGGCGGTGGTTTAATGGGTGGTGGTATCGCCTATGTAACGTCGACCAAAGCCGGTGTACCTGTCCGTATTAAAGACGTGCGTGCTGAAGGCATAGCCAATGCAATGAAATATAGCTATGACATCTTAAACAAAAAGGTGAAGAAGCGTTTCATGCGCAATAGTGAAATGCAGAAACAGTTGGCGCTTCTTACCGGTACGCTAGATTATAGTGGCTACCAAGATGCTGATATCGTGGTTGAGGCGGTTTTTGAAGATTTAGATCTTAAGCAAAAAATGGTGGCGGATATTGAAGAGAACTGCAAAGAAAGCACGATCTTCGCGTCTAATACGTCGTCTATTCCAATTACACAAATTGCAGCTAAAGCAGCACGACCTGAAAACGTGATTGGTCTACATTACTTCTCGCCAGTAGACAAAATGCCGTTGGCCGAAGTTATTGCTCACGATAAAACGTCTGACCAAGTCATTTCATCTACGGTAGAGTTTGCTAAAAAGCAAGGCAAAACGCCGGTAGTTGTTAAAGACGGTGCGGGTTTCTACGTAAACCGTATTTTAGCGCCGTACATGAATGAAGCGGCAAACCTCATTCTTGACGGTGAGCCTATTGAGCACATCGATAAGTCATTGGTTAAGTTTGGCTTCCCTGTAGGCCCTGTGAAACTACTCGATGAAGTGGGCATTGATGTTGGTACTAAGATTATCCCATTCCTTGTAGAGGCGTTCGGCGAGCGCTTCACTGCGCCAAGTGCTTTCGATAAAGTACTTGCAGACGGCAGAAAGGGTAAGAAAAACCAAAAAGGGTTTTATTCTTATGAAGGCAAAAAACCAGGTAAAGAAGTGGATGAATCAATCTACGAATTACTTGGGCTATCGCCTTCTGCCAAACTAAGCGAAAAAGAAGTAGCGGAACGCTGTGTATTAATGATGCTTAATGAAGCAGCGCGCTGTTTAGACGAAGGCGTTATCCGTAATGCGCGCGACGGCGACATTGGCGCTATCTTCGGTATTGGTTTCCCTCCATTCTTAGGCGGCCCGTTCCGCTATATGGATACACTGGGAATTAAACACGTTGTTGCTCGTTTAAACCATTATGCTACTGCTGTAGGTGATAAATTTGCACCTGCTGAAGTGTTAGTAAAAATGGCAGAAAACGATCAAAAGTTTTACAGCTAA